A single genomic interval of Bacteroidota bacterium harbors:
- a CDS encoding DUF4293 family protein: MIQRLQSLYLLFAALLVALFFVLGVDWRAYVGTVYPWLTLTTLVLGGLVMLLALVSIFFYKNRSSQAKVVRVAQGLDLALVAVLVGCLVALSLNEEAAGLVPTSLYLTLMCPVAAYLFLLLAKRGIDKDIALVRSVDRLR, encoded by the coding sequence ATGATTCAGCGCCTTCAGTCGCTCTACCTCCTGTTCGCGGCGCTCCTCGTGGCGCTGTTCTTCGTGCTCGGCGTGGACTGGCGAGCGTACGTCGGCACGGTCTACCCGTGGCTGACGCTGACGACACTCGTGCTCGGCGGGCTGGTGATGCTGCTCGCGCTCGTGAGCATCTTCTTCTACAAGAACCGGTCGAGCCAGGCGAAGGTCGTCCGGGTGGCGCAGGGGCTGGACCTCGCGCTCGTCGCCGTCCTCGTCGGCTGCCTGGTCGCGCTGAGCCTGAACGAAGAGGCGGCCGGGCTCGTCCCGACCTCGCTCTACCTGACGCTGATGTGCCCGGTGGCGGCCTACCTCTTCCTGCTGCTCGCCAAGCGAGGCATCGACAAGGACATCGCGCTCGTCCGCTCGGTGGACCGGCTGCGGTAA
- a CDS encoding DMT family transporter, producing MACGIISISFSAILVRYGAAAPGLALAAWRTTFAVLLLAPVALPRIGPEVRRFARRDWTLILAGGVFLGFHFIAWIESLYHTSVASASVLVTTSPLFIAVLGYAFLRERLTLRTTGAILVAVAGAVLIGVGDAGDETFSNASWGNALALLASLLISGYLLIGRAVRQRVSLLAYLFPLYTVAALTILLVALAAETDLVQPWPILGLCLAMAVFPQLVGHGAFNYAVKFLPAALLGLLSLLEPIIGAGLAYILFDEVPGPLAFVGMVVVLASVAVVFAPRSRWT from the coding sequence TTGGCCTGTGGCATCATCTCGATCAGCTTCAGCGCGATCCTGGTGCGCTACGGCGCGGCGGCACCCGGCCTCGCCCTCGCTGCGTGGCGGACGACGTTCGCGGTGCTGCTCCTCGCGCCCGTCGCGCTGCCCCGCATCGGCCCCGAGGTGCGGCGCTTCGCCCGGCGGGACTGGACGCTGATCCTCGCGGGCGGCGTCTTCCTCGGGTTCCACTTCATCGCGTGGATCGAGTCGCTCTACCACACGAGCGTGGCGAGCGCCTCGGTCCTCGTCACGACGAGCCCGCTGTTCATCGCGGTCCTCGGCTACGCCTTCCTGCGCGAGCGCCTGACGCTGCGCACGACCGGGGCGATCCTGGTCGCGGTGGCCGGGGCGGTGCTGATCGGCGTGGGCGACGCGGGGGACGAGACGTTTTCGAACGCGTCGTGGGGCAACGCCCTTGCGCTGCTCGCGTCGCTCCTGATCTCGGGCTACCTCCTGATCGGGCGGGCGGTGCGGCAGCGGGTCTCGCTCCTGGCCTACCTCTTCCCGCTCTACACCGTCGCCGCACTCACCATCCTCCTCGTCGCCCTCGCGGCCGAGACCGACCTCGTGCAGCCGTGGCCGATCCTCGGGCTCTGCCTCGCTATGGCGGTCTTCCCTCAACTCGTCGGACACGGGGCGTTCAACTACGCCGTCAAGTTTCTCCCGGCCGCGCTCCTCGGGCTGCTCTCGCTCTTGGAGCCGATCATCGGCGCGGGGCTAGCTTACATCCTGTTCGACGAGGTGCCGGGGCCGCTCGCGTTCGTCGGCATGGTGGTCGTGCTCGCGTCCGTCGCCGTCGTCTTCGCGCCGCGCTCACGCTGGACCTAG
- a CDS encoding glycosyltransferase family 2 protein, protein MPLPRVSVVVVTWNALPLLRQCLPSVIATNYPDLEIVLADNASTDGSADWVAEAFPSVRVVRHPENWFFCRGNNEAVPHTTGRYVCLLNNDVEVPPGWLTPLVEAMESDSGVAAVQPKLLQYHDRTRFEYAGGSGGFLDRYAYPFARGRLFTTLEQDAGQYDDARDIFWATGAALLLRRAALDEVGLLDERFVMHQEEVDLCWRLWRAGWRVRVEPRSAVYHIGGGSLPQGSPRKAYYNFRNSFLLLWKHLPPRHFRRVVAGRYALDTAAAARFAAAGRFGEVGAIRRAHFDFRKLRRHYTPPSDDEPLVLPPYDGSIVPAYHLRGQKTFADLPEAAFRQLGPA, encoded by the coding sequence ATGCCCCTCCCCCGCGTCTCCGTCGTCGTCGTCACCTGGAACGCGCTGCCGCTGCTCCGGCAGTGCCTCCCGTCGGTCATCGCCACGAACTACCCCGACCTCGAGATCGTCCTGGCCGACAACGCCTCGACGGACGGGTCGGCGGACTGGGTAGCCGAGGCGTTTCCGTCGGTCCGGGTCGTGCGGCACCCGGAGAACTGGTTTTTCTGCCGGGGCAACAACGAGGCGGTCCCGCATACGACTGGCCGCTACGTGTGCCTGCTCAACAACGACGTCGAGGTCCCACCGGGCTGGCTCACGCCACTCGTCGAGGCGATGGAAAGCGACAGCGGGGTCGCCGCCGTGCAGCCCAAGCTGCTCCAGTACCACGACCGCACGCGGTTCGAGTACGCCGGAGGCAGCGGCGGCTTCCTCGACCGCTACGCCTACCCCTTCGCCCGGGGCCGCCTCTTCACGACGCTGGAGCAGGATGCCGGGCAGTACGACGACGCCCGCGACATCTTCTGGGCAACGGGGGCCGCCCTCCTCCTCCGCCGTGCCGCGCTCGACGAAGTCGGTCTGCTGGACGAGCGCTTCGTGATGCACCAGGAGGAAGTGGACCTGTGCTGGCGGCTGTGGCGCGCCGGGTGGCGCGTCCGCGTCGAGCCCCGGAGCGCGGTCTACCACATCGGCGGCGGGTCGCTGCCGCAGGGAAGCCCGCGCAAGGCATACTACAACTTTCGCAACAGCTTCCTGCTCCTCTGGAAGCACCTCCCGCCGCGCCACTTCCGCCGCGTCGTCGCTGGACGCTACGCCCTCGACACCGCCGCCGCCGCCCGCTTCGCTGCGGCCGGCCGCTTCGGCGAGGTAGGCGCCATCCGCCGCGCTCATTTCGACTTTCGGAAGCTCCGCCGCCACTACACGCCGCCATCCGACGACGAGCCCCTCGTACTCCCTCCCTACGACGGCAGCATCGTCCCGGCCTACCACCTGCGCGGCCAGAAAACCTTCGCCGACTTGCCCGAGGCCGCGTTTAGACAGCTAGGTCCAGCGTGA